GCCCATGCTTGAAAAAACGTTAGACTATATTGATCAAACCGCTTCGTTGCCAAAACAAGAACGGTTTGTGTGGACGATTCCCGCCTGGCCACTCCAGTACATGCTCGATAATTGTTCTCCCCGTAACAAAGTGCGACTGGAAAAGGCGATTAAAGAACAAAGGATAGTTTCTCATGCCCTGCCATTTACAGTAGAAACGGAATCGAGCGACATGGAAAATCTTGTGCGTGGGCTTTCAATTGGCGATAACCTTAATCGTCGTTTGGGTTTAAAACCTGCCCGCGATGCCAAGTTTACTGATGTGCCTGAGCATTCCTGGGTTATCCCCACCTTGCTAAAAAACGCTGGTGTCGATATTTTACATATTGGCTGTAATTCAGGTTCCGCATCGCCTGATGTACCTACCTTGTTTTGGTGGCAAGGGCCTGATGGTTCAAAATTACTTACCTTTTATTGGGCACAATATTATGGATCAGGAATTTTACCGCCGAAAGACTGGCCTCACAAAACCTGGCTGGCCATGATTCATACGCACGAAAATACAGGGGCGCCAGATCCTAAAGAGGTAGCAGCCTTGTTAAAAGAGGCCCGTGAGAAAATGCCTAATGCGCGGATACATATCGGCAGAATCGCTGACTTTTATGATTTGTTGATGAAGGAAAAACCGCAATTGCCAACGATTAAAGGCGATATGCCGGATACCTGGATTCATGGATTTATGTCGATGCCTGAAGAGGTGAAAACGAATAAAAAGTTTCAGCGTGAAACCTATGTGACCGAGCAGTTGAATACTCATATGAATTTTTGGAAGGGGAAAGACGTTTCTATTGATAGGTATGTGAATGCAGCTGCAGAAAACATGTTGCTTTTTGATGAACACACTTTTGGGGGAGCACTGTCACATGGCCATCAACTTTTTTGGAAATATGGTGACGATTTCAAGATTAACAAAGCTGAAGGGAATTATTATTTCCTGGAAAAGTCTTGGGAGGAGAAGTCGGCTTACACACGAAAAGCAGAAAAAATGATCTGGCCTATAAAGCGGAATCTTCTTTTTGAGTTGACCAAATCAGTGAAAGAGAAAACTTCGCATGTAACCGTTTATAACCCTTTGCCATGGACAAGAAACGGTCGCGTAAGTCTATTTCAAAGCTATTATGAAAATCCGTCCCACCAGGTACCGCCCATTAAAGCGGTGAAAGACATGGAAACCGGTAAAGTGATACCTGTTTACCAGGATCACAACTTGCTTTCTTTCGATGCAACCGAAATCCCGGCAGGCGGTTACAAAACTTTTGTTGCGATGGAAAATGCTGAAGAAATGTCATCAACGCTTTCAGTCAATGAGCAAAAAAATGTGTTGGAAAACAAATTCTTCAAAATAACAATCAATCCTTCAACGGGAACTTTGCTTTCAGTTCTTGATAAACAAAACAAGCGCGAATTGATCGATGCTAAAAGCAATTATGCTTTTGGTGAATACGTGTACCAACAACTGGGACAGGAACAAGTGGAGACCTATAACACGAGTTACGCAAAACCTAGCAGCCTTGTATGGTCAGGACAGGAATTTATAAGGTTAAAGGGCCAGTTGCCTAACCAAACTGCCCTAAGGACCTCTGGAAAATGTAATAAAATAGAATGGCTTAATAATAATAGCATCATACGTGCTACGGCCATGTGCCAGTTAAATGACAGCTCTGCACAACAATACCTGGTGAGCTATACATTGTACGAAAACCAACCGTATATCGAAATTACAATTGGGCTGGATGGAAAGAAAGGAATACCTAACCCCGAAGCCGGCTGGATAGCATTCCCATTTGCTTTAGATAAACCTGAATACCGGTTGTTACGTACAGGCGGCATTGTGGATCCCCAAAGGGATCTGGTGAACAATACCAATCACGACTTTTATTTTCTGAACACCTCGATGGCCATGTATGATCAGAAGGGTGGCATTGGCCTGAATTGCCCAAATACACCCGGCATAAGCATAGATCAACCCGGCATTGGCGTGTATTCCAAAACAAAAGCACTTACAACAGGAACCGTACTGTCCAATTTGTACAATAATGTTTGGGGGACCAATTTCACTGAGTGGGTAGAAGGTTCGCATGCGGCTAAGTTTTATATCTGGAGTTATAAAAACTATGATGCCGAATCTGCATTGGTTACACCCGCGGAAGAAACTCGCACGCCATTAAGCGCCGCTTTTTATGCTCCTTCAGGCAATGCCTATGCTTATAATTACGCAACAACAGGTGAACTGCCCAATATGCAAAGGGGACTCGAATTGGATCGTAAAGGTGTGCTGGTAACTTCTTTTAACAAAAAAGGAAATAGCGCAGTTATTCGTTTCTGGGAACAGGCAGGTAGCCCAGGTAAATGCACGGTAAAGCTTCCGGGAAATACCTCATACAAAAAGGCATACTTGTGTAATTTAAGAGGTGATCAACTGGATGAAAAGGGGATCTCAATTCTTAATAATGCTTTTTCATTTGAGGTCGGCGCCAACCAGCCATTGACATTTATGCTGAAATAAAGGAACCTTTAGTGTTGTTTAATCTTTGCATAAGAGCGCAAGAAGATGCAAAGGCATATGACAGTTTGCAAATTCGTAAGCGCGCGTTTTTTGATACGAAGGGCCCTAGTTATCCAAAGTAATTTTAACAATGAAATTAAAAACATTATTCACTCTTATTCTTCTTTTGACTTCTTCTGTTTGTATTCAAGCACAAGTCAGACTCCCAAAAGTATTGGGAAGTAATATGGTATTACAACGCGAAAAGCCGGTGCCTGTATGGGGATGGGCTGCTCCCGGCGAAAGTGTTACTGTATCTTTTTCGGGCCAGCAAAAAACGACGAAAACCGATATAGCTGGAAATTGGAAAGTAATGTTATCTCCTTTAAAAGCTTCGGATAAGCCCCAGGTATTGACAATAACTGCCAGCAATACCATTACGCTTTCAAATATTCTTGTGGGTGAAGTATGGTTATGTTCAGGACAGTCGAATATGGAATATCCGATGAAGTTGAAGTCCAATTATGCAAAGCCTAAGAAAGGCGTGGACAGTTCCGCCCTGGAGTTAACCAAAACTTATCCCAATATTCGCATATTTAAAGTAGAAAAAGTACTAAGTACTCCTGACGTAACAACTACCGGCTGGAATGAATGCGGTGGTACGGCCTTAGAGCAGTTTTCAGCGGCTGGTTTTTATTTCGCAAAATCTATTCAGGCAGAGCTGAACATACCAATTGGTGTCATTTCATCATCATGGGGTGGCAGCCGCATTGAGCCGTGGACACCTTCTGAGGCTTATGAAGTTTTACCCGCATTTGCAGCAGAGCGCGATAAGACGCCTTTTATGGTTGATAAGGTTGTTCCTGGAATGAATTATAAAAGCATGATACAGCCTTTAGCCCCCTTTGCAATACGTGGCTTTCTATGGTACCAGGGCGAGTCAAATTGCCTGATCAATGATGGAATACGTTATGCCGATAAAATGCAGGCTTTGATTGATGGTTGGCGCAAGCAATGGGGAAATAACAAACTCCCTTTCTATTCAGTATTGATTGCTCCTTACTATTATTCCAAATACAAAAATGACATACTGCACATGCCGGAAACACTTCCAGAGCTTTGGGAAGGACAGACACAAGCGTTAAAGATACCACATACAGGGATGGCTGTTGTGACTGACCTGGTGGATACCCTTACTGATATTCACCCATCTTATAAATGGGAAGTGGGCAGGAGGCTTGCTTTACTTTCAATGGCTAATGATTATAATAAAAAGGTGGTATGCAGTGGACCTGTTTTTAAGAGCATGAAGGTGAAAAATGATAAAGCCATCTTGTCCTTCATTTATTCAGATGGATTAAAAACTATTGATAGTAAGCCTTTAAACTGGTTTACCATAGCTGGAAAGGATGGCAAATTTGTACCTGCAACAGCTAAAATTCAGGGTAATAAGATTATTGTTTCTGCTCCTGAAATTACCAAGCCTACCACAGTGCGTTTTGCATGGAACGAAGCAGCTATGCCAAATCTGTATAACGGAGCAGGACTTCCTGCAGCTCCTTTTCGTACAGATGCCGCTGATTGGAATTATAAAAATTAATAAACCCGTAGCTCTCCTAAGTCTCCTTTATGAGAGACTTAAAAAACAAAAAAATTAGATCGAATCGTCTTGAAATAAGATAATGTTTTTAATGATCATCCCAGTTTCCGAGGAGGCTGGGATTTTTTTTGTTTTCATCTCAAAGATTAAATGCTGTCGTTTTTCAAAGTATCAAGGTTTGTCCTATTAAAGTCCATTCTTAGTGTGGATTAATCCATTTTAGAAACGGCTGGGATTTCTCTTATTGTGAAAAAATACGAAAACGTTTGAAAGGGTATTTTCAAACGTTTTCCTAGCCTGGTTTCACTTTTACTGCTTTGGCAAATTTTTGATTTGTGATTAATCCACTTTAGCTTAAGTGCCTCAATTGATAATATGTAATTATAACCTAAATCATTATAAAAAAATTGGCTATGAAAAATAATGAAACCACTTCTATTGACCTGTCAAATTTCAGCAACCCGATTGCCAATATATTTGAACAGCCGAAATGCGCCGCTGAATGGGAACAATATGTCTTAACAGAGGAACAAATTCGTTCATTTCACGAAAACGGCTATCTCTCGGGTATTAAGATATTAAGCGAGGAACAGGTAGATCGGCTGAATGAAGAATTGACAAAGCTGCAATCCGTAACGGGCGAAGAAAAACAATTGTTTTATTATTATGAGAGCAACGAATCGGAAGACCCCAATAAAGTGCTTTTTCATGCAATTGGAGCATGGCGTATTACACCAGGCTTTCATGACCTTATTTGGTCTCCAGCCTATCGCATGGCGGCATACCAGCTAATGGGACAATCGTTCAGGCTTTTTCACGATCAGTTATTTTGTAAGCCAGCCAAGCATGGTGGCGTGGTGGCATGGCACCAGGACTTTTCTTACTGGACTTTTACCAAACCGATGCAACACCTTACCTGCTGGATCGGCCTGGATGATGCCAGTGTAGAAAATGGTTGCCTTTACTATGTTCCGGGGAGTCACAAATGGGGTTTACTGCCAATCACAGGTCTTGCCGGCGATATGGATTCAGTTAAGCAGGTTCTGACCGAAGATCAATGTGTTGCATTTGAAAAGAAAGTGGCCAATGAACTGCCTAAGGGTTATGCAAGTTTTCATCATCCGCTGACAATGCACGGCTCCTATGCCAATTATTCTGAAAGATCTCGCAGAGCCATAGTTATTAATGCAATGGGACATGAAACGATGGGCAACACGGCAGGATATGAACGAATGGACGCTTTATCCAGCTTTCCGCCTATGGAACAAGATTTGGTGCTTAACAGCCAGTTTTTCCCTTTATTGTTCGATGATAAAGATCCCGAAATCAAAGACCTTTTAAGTAGTATTCCAGTTCTTAAAAATGGTTCCATAGTGAATGCATCACATTCAGTGGAGCTTAAATAGAAACCTACGATCCATTCACTTTTTAAATTCTTTATCTTGAATACCTCAACCAAAAATACCGTTGCCTTCGAAATTGATGAGGCAACGATGCCAGGCAAAGCAAGCACCAAGTCCAATATGTGGTTCATTATGCTTGTTAGTGGCGTAGCTGCATTAGGTGGACTATTGTTTGGGTTTGATACAGCCATCATTTCCGGCGCGATCCCTTATATAAAAGACTACTTTGTCATGGATGAATACATATTAGGGTGGTCGGTAAGTTCCATTCTGGTAGGATGTGCTATAGGGGCAATGTTTGCCGGATATTTCGCCGACAAATATGGAAGACGACTCATCCTGATTGTGTGTGCTTTACTGTTTGCGGTTTCAGGTATAGGAGCAGGAATTTCACATCAGTTATTTGTGTTTATCCTGTTTCGTCTGATTGGCGGCTTGGGAGTAGGTGCAGCAGCTATGGTGTCACCCATGTACATTGCGGAAATGTCGCCGGCAAAATGGCGGGGAAGGCTCGTTGCCTGTTACCAAATGGCTATTGTGATCGGGATCCTTGTGGCCTACTTTGCCAACTATGTTTTCGATGGAATGGGTGATAATAGCTGGAGATGGATGTTTGCTTCGCAGGCAGCACCGTCATTATTGTTTTTTCTGTTGTTGCTATTGGTGCCTGAAACGCCCAGATGGCTTATCATGAAAGGAAAGAAGGCTGCCGCAACAGCCATTCTTGAAAAGATTTCGGAGACTGAATCAATCGAAAAAGAGGTGGCCGAAATTGAAAACAGTTTTCACGCTAAGCATAGTGTTTCCATCAAACAGCTGTTCATCAAAACCTATAGACCAGTTGTATTGATCGGAATAATAGTGGCTGTATTTCAGCAGGTAACGGGTATCAATTCGATCATATACTATGCGCCTGTTATTTTTAAGGAGACAGGTATTAGTAGCTCCTCGTCCCTATTACAAACCATTGCGATCGGTGTCGTTAATATCATATCAACTTTTATAGCTATTGGATTGGTAGATAAAGTGGGCAGGAAGAAACTGCTGTTAATAGGCAGCGTGTTGATGGGAGTCTCATTGGTAGCAGTGGGGCTTTGTTTTCGCTACAGTTATTTTGATCATTATATCGTACTCATCTTCATGTTGCTATATGTTGCTTCGTTCGGGGCTACAATGGGCGCAGTGGTTTGGGTATATATCTCCGAAATTTTTCCTAACCTTATTCGCAGCCTGGCATTATCAGTGGCAACATTATCCTTGTGGCTGGCCGACTTTGCCGTAACCCTTAGCTTCCCGGTAATGACAAAACATTTAGGTGTGGCTTACACCATGTTTACTTATGCTGTATTCTGTGCTTTGGCCTTTGTTTATATGTTCTATAATGTGAAGGAAACCAAAAGTAAATCATTGGAAGAAATTGAGACGTTATTCATCTCATAAAACATTTTACACTATGAACAGAGAACATTCTTATATAAAAAACGGAAGTATCAGTAAAGAAAACATCGCTTTCTATGCTGAATATGGATACCTGGTTGCATCTGATCTTTTGTCGCCTTTTGAAACTGAAGAGTTAAAAAAGGAAACTGCAGCTATTTTCCGTGGAAATCGCGGTGATGTAGATGGTCTGCTGCCTGTTGACGAGCATGAAATGGATGCCGAAGTATTGAAAAAATATGTGGCCATTCATTTTCCACATAAGATTTCCCCGGTGATTTATAAGTATTTGTTTCACCAAAAGATCATTAGTGTATTGGTGAATGTTATTAGTCCCAATGTGAAGTGCATGCAATCCATGTTGTTTGTGAAGGGACCTGGCAAAGCGGGGCAGGCATGGCACCAGGATGAGTTTTATATTCCTACTCGCGACCAATCACTTACCGGCGTTTGGATCGCTATTGACGACGCTTCCATCGAAAATGGTTGTCTCTGGATCATTCCAGGTCGGCCCGGGCATATGATGAGGAGAGTGAAGAATGATTCCAATGAATATGCTGATGTGGATACCATTGATGTATCTCCTTACAGTTCTGATCAGGTGATTCCGGTAGAAGTCAAAAAAGGTTCGGTAGTATTCTTTAATGGATATACCCTGCACAGCTCACGTCGTAATAAAACAAGTGATTGTTTCCGCACCGCCTTGGTCAATCATTATATGAGTGCCGAGTCAATGTTGCCTTGGGATCAGGATGGAAAGTTACCGTCTACCGAAGATTTGCGAGACATTGTGATGGTAGCCGGAGACGATCCTTATGCCTGGAAAGGATTAGAAGATGCCAATAAGCCTTATTTACGCCCTGAAGTATTACAAATTAAAACCGAATTATAACCTATGGAGATTCAATTTTATTGCCCCCGTTGGGGAAGTGAAGCCTTAAGTTGGGCAGCTTTTGGTCAAAAAGTAAGTGAGGCCGGTTATGACGGCTTTGAATATGGCATGGCTCATAATGCCAGCGAACAAGAAATGCACCAAGTTCTAAGCGTCGCCGAAAAAAATAAGCTGAAGATTATTGTACAACACTACGATACTGTCGAAGCGGAATTTTCAAAACATATCGAACTATATAGTGCCTGGCTTGAAAAAGTAAAGTCTTTTCCGTGCGTAAAGATTAATTCCCAGACCGGTCGCGACTTTTTTAACATGGAGCAGAATAGCGCTCTGATAGCGACTGCAACACTGTTTACTCGTCAAACAGGGGTGAATGTAGTGCATGAAACCCATCGTAATAAATTCTCCTTTGCGGCTCATACAACCAAAGAATATCTCCACAAAATACCGGATCTGAAGCTTACACTCGACGCATCACATTGGGTATGTGTGGCAGAATCATTCTTAGAAGATCAGGCTGAAACAATGGAGCTGGCTATTCAGCGTACCGAGCATATCCATGCAAGAGTAGGTTATCTTTGTGGACCGCAGATTCCGGATCCGCGCATGCCCGAATGGCAGCATGCATTGAATGCGCATCTGAGCTGGTGGGATAAGGTGGTTGAAAGAAAGAAAAAAGAAAACACTTTATTAACGATCGCACCGGAGTTTGGTCCATATCCTTATATGGTGCACCTGCCGGCTAATTCATCGCCCATCTGCAATCAATGGGATGTGAATGTTCATATGATGGAATTGTTGAGAAACCGATACAACTAACAAATCCGGCTTTTAAATGAAAAGAGTCTTTATTTTATTACTATCATTAAGTAGCATTTCTGCTTTTGCAAAAGACAAATCAACTAATGATAAACTTCCTCACGCTAAGGAATACCATGTTTCGGTGAATGGAAGTGATAAGAATGACGGGTCCGTAACGAAGCCTTTTAAAACCATTATGGCTGCGTCGAACGCGGCCATGCCGGGCGATGTAATTACCGTACATGCGGGTATTTATCGTGAACAGATCACACCACCAAGGGGAGGCAATTCCGATCAGGAAAGAATCGTATACCAGGCTGCCAAAGGCGAGAAAGTAGAGATCAAAGGCTCCGAAATCATCAAAGGTTGGAAGAAACTGGAAAACGATACCTGGGAAGCAAAGATCCCGAACAGTTTTTTTGGAACATTTAATCCTTATAGCGACCTGATCCGTGGCGATTGGTTTTTGCCTACACCTAAAGAACGGAAATATCACACAGGTGCAGTGTATTTAAACGGCGACTGGTTGATGGAAGCTGCTTCACAACCGGAAGTAATGAAAGCTGCTGATGAAAAAAATCAACTGTGGTGGGCCGAAGTGGATGCAACCACTACTACCATTTGGGC
Above is a window of Solitalea lacus DNA encoding:
- a CDS encoding sugar phosphate isomerase/epimerase family protein, translated to MEIQFYCPRWGSEALSWAAFGQKVSEAGYDGFEYGMAHNASEQEMHQVLSVAEKNKLKIIVQHYDTVEAEFSKHIELYSAWLEKVKSFPCVKINSQTGRDFFNMEQNSALIATATLFTRQTGVNVVHETHRNKFSFAAHTTKEYLHKIPDLKLTLDASHWVCVAESFLEDQAETMELAIQRTEHIHARVGYLCGPQIPDPRMPEWQHALNAHLSWWDKVVERKKKENTLLTIAPEFGPYPYMVHLPANSSPICNQWDVNVHMMELLRNRYN
- a CDS encoding glycoside hydrolase family 38 C-terminal domain-containing protein is translated as MKKIKLVFLLMLMLPLLLKAQISAVDAGKGSANNTVTDIVIAFKMHVDIGYTDWAEGVLQKYSGPMLEKTLDYIDQTASLPKQERFVWTIPAWPLQYMLDNCSPRNKVRLEKAIKEQRIVSHALPFTVETESSDMENLVRGLSIGDNLNRRLGLKPARDAKFTDVPEHSWVIPTLLKNAGVDILHIGCNSGSASPDVPTLFWWQGPDGSKLLTFYWAQYYGSGILPPKDWPHKTWLAMIHTHENTGAPDPKEVAALLKEAREKMPNARIHIGRIADFYDLLMKEKPQLPTIKGDMPDTWIHGFMSMPEEVKTNKKFQRETYVTEQLNTHMNFWKGKDVSIDRYVNAAAENMLLFDEHTFGGALSHGHQLFWKYGDDFKINKAEGNYYFLEKSWEEKSAYTRKAEKMIWPIKRNLLFELTKSVKEKTSHVTVYNPLPWTRNGRVSLFQSYYENPSHQVPPIKAVKDMETGKVIPVYQDHNLLSFDATEIPAGGYKTFVAMENAEEMSSTLSVNEQKNVLENKFFKITINPSTGTLLSVLDKQNKRELIDAKSNYAFGEYVYQQLGQEQVETYNTSYAKPSSLVWSGQEFIRLKGQLPNQTALRTSGKCNKIEWLNNNSIIRATAMCQLNDSSAQQYLVSYTLYENQPYIEITIGLDGKKGIPNPEAGWIAFPFALDKPEYRLLRTGGIVDPQRDLVNNTNHDFYFLNTSMAMYDQKGGIGLNCPNTPGISIDQPGIGVYSKTKALTTGTVLSNLYNNVWGTNFTEWVEGSHAAKFYIWSYKNYDAESALVTPAEETRTPLSAAFYAPSGNAYAYNYATTGELPNMQRGLELDRKGVLVTSFNKKGNSAVIRFWEQAGSPGKCTVKLPGNTSYKKAYLCNLRGDQLDEKGISILNNAFSFEVGANQPLTFMLK
- a CDS encoding sialate O-acetylesterase, which gives rise to MKLKTLFTLILLLTSSVCIQAQVRLPKVLGSNMVLQREKPVPVWGWAAPGESVTVSFSGQQKTTKTDIAGNWKVMLSPLKASDKPQVLTITASNTITLSNILVGEVWLCSGQSNMEYPMKLKSNYAKPKKGVDSSALELTKTYPNIRIFKVEKVLSTPDVTTTGWNECGGTALEQFSAAGFYFAKSIQAELNIPIGVISSSWGGSRIEPWTPSEAYEVLPAFAAERDKTPFMVDKVVPGMNYKSMIQPLAPFAIRGFLWYQGESNCLINDGIRYADKMQALIDGWRKQWGNNKLPFYSVLIAPYYYSKYKNDILHMPETLPELWEGQTQALKIPHTGMAVVTDLVDTLTDIHPSYKWEVGRRLALLSMANDYNKKVVCSGPVFKSMKVKNDKAILSFIYSDGLKTIDSKPLNWFTIAGKDGKFVPATAKIQGNKIIVSAPEITKPTTVRFAWNEAAMPNLYNGAGLPAAPFRTDAADWNYKN
- a CDS encoding sugar porter family MFS transporter gives rise to the protein MNTSTKNTVAFEIDEATMPGKASTKSNMWFIMLVSGVAALGGLLFGFDTAIISGAIPYIKDYFVMDEYILGWSVSSILVGCAIGAMFAGYFADKYGRRLILIVCALLFAVSGIGAGISHQLFVFILFRLIGGLGVGAAAMVSPMYIAEMSPAKWRGRLVACYQMAIVIGILVAYFANYVFDGMGDNSWRWMFASQAAPSLLFFLLLLLVPETPRWLIMKGKKAAATAILEKISETESIEKEVAEIENSFHAKHSVSIKQLFIKTYRPVVLIGIIVAVFQQVTGINSIIYYAPVIFKETGISSSSSLLQTIAIGVVNIISTFIAIGLVDKVGRKKLLLIGSVLMGVSLVAVGLCFRYSYFDHYIVLIFMLLYVASFGATMGAVVWVYISEIFPNLIRSLALSVATLSLWLADFAVTLSFPVMTKHLGVAYTMFTYAVFCALAFVYMFYNVKETKSKSLEEIETLFIS
- a CDS encoding phytanoyl-CoA dioxygenase family protein, encoding MNREHSYIKNGSISKENIAFYAEYGYLVASDLLSPFETEELKKETAAIFRGNRGDVDGLLPVDEHEMDAEVLKKYVAIHFPHKISPVIYKYLFHQKIISVLVNVISPNVKCMQSMLFVKGPGKAGQAWHQDEFYIPTRDQSLTGVWIAIDDASIENGCLWIIPGRPGHMMRRVKNDSNEYADVDTIDVSPYSSDQVIPVEVKKGSVVFFNGYTLHSSRRNKTSDCFRTALVNHYMSAESMLPWDQDGKLPSTEDLRDIVMVAGDDPYAWKGLEDANKPYLRPEVLQIKTEL
- a CDS encoding phytanoyl-CoA dioxygenase family protein — protein: MKNNETTSIDLSNFSNPIANIFEQPKCAAEWEQYVLTEEQIRSFHENGYLSGIKILSEEQVDRLNEELTKLQSVTGEEKQLFYYYESNESEDPNKVLFHAIGAWRITPGFHDLIWSPAYRMAAYQLMGQSFRLFHDQLFCKPAKHGGVVAWHQDFSYWTFTKPMQHLTCWIGLDDASVENGCLYYVPGSHKWGLLPITGLAGDMDSVKQVLTEDQCVAFEKKVANELPKGYASFHHPLTMHGSYANYSERSRRAIVINAMGHETMGNTAGYERMDALSSFPPMEQDLVLNSQFFPLLFDDKDPEIKDLLSSIPVLKNGSIVNASHSVELK